The Ricinus communis isolate WT05 ecotype wild-type chromosome 8, ASM1957865v1, whole genome shotgun sequence sequence TTGGGCAGAGGAAAACAACAACAGTTTCAtcaacagcagcagcaacagTCTCATCAATGGTCGTATCGATCACCGCCTCTCCACAATGGACCTCATCTTCTACCTCGTCCTCACAATGCCTTGTCAACCTCCTCCTTAGACCCATCATTGATTGAGCAATTTCAGCAGTTCCTTGCTTCTCAGCCTCATGTCATGTTTGCTTCCTCTCAAGTAGGTCCGTCATTTAGTCTTTCAGGTATATCCCCTTCCTCCTGGATTTTAGATTTTGGTGCTTCAAACCATATGTCACCTAATTTATCATCATTTACTTCTCTAACCCCTAAAGTTTCAGTTCCTGTTATGAGTGCTAGTAGTACACCTATGCCATTGCAAGGTGTTGGTTCGGTTATTATGCATTCTCTATCTTTATCTAATGTCTATTACATTCCTAGTCTTGCTTTGAATCTTACTTCTGTTGGTCAGATTTGTGATACTGGATGCTCAgtctcattttcttcttctgcttgTTTTGTTCAGGATCCACAGTCTCAGAAAGTGATTGGGATCGGCCATAGAGAAAGAGGACTTTATGTATTAGATCAACTCAAAACCCCTCACACTGCGGCTGTTGTTCCTGGTGTGAATTTGTCATCTTTTCGTTTGAATCCCTCTTCATGTGTTTTATTTGTGGCACTCTCGGCTTGGTCATGTCTCTGTGTCtcgtttaaaatttttagtttctacAGGAGCTTTAGGAAATTTGAAAACTCATGATATTTCTTATTGTAGTGGTTATAAACTAGCCAAGTTTAATGCATTGCCTTTTCCTAAAAGCACTAGTATATTTGTTGCTCCTTTTGATCTTATTCATTCTGATGTAAGGGGACCCTCTCCTGTTTCTACAAAAGGGGGTTCTCGctattatatatcttttattgatgattgcACTCGTTATTGTTGGGTTTATCTTATGAAACGTCGTTCAGACTTTTTTGGCATTTATAATGAGTTTCGATCTCTTGTGAAAACCCAACATTCAGCTGTTATCAAATGTTTTAGATGTGATTTGTGGGGAGAGTATACTTCTCATGCTTTTAAGGATCTACTTGCTTTATATGGTACAATTTACCAAACTTCTTGCACTGATACTCTTGAACAAAATGGAGTTGCTGAGAGAAAACATAGGCACATTCTAGAGACTACACGATCACTCTTGTTGTCTGCTAGTGTTCCAAGTGAATTTTGGGGGGAAGGAGTTCTTACTTCTGTTCATTTAATTAACAGAATTCCTATTTCTCATAATTTTGGCTTGTCTCCCTATGAAAGATTGTATGGTCGTCCGCCAGATTATACTTCTCTTCGTATTTTTGGTTCTACATGTTTTGTTCTTCTTCCTCATGTTGAACGCAGTAAGCTATCATTTCGATCTACTATATGTGCCTTTCTTGGTTATGGTGCAAGTCAAAAAGGGTATCGTTGTTTTGATCCAGTCAGTCATAAATTATACGTTTCTCgtcatgttgtttttcttgAACATATTACTTATTTTGCAATTCTTGACCGTCCTCACCATATATCTATGTCTAATCTTATCCATATTGACCCTTTTACTACTGATGTTGATGAGCTATCCTCTACTGATATTCCTGACACCTCTATTGACTCCTCTACTACACACTCCGCCCAATCATTTCCTGAGACTGCGGATATTATCGTACCTTGCTATCCTGTATGCAATCATAAGTCCACTAAACAACCTGATTTTGATTATTCTTGTTATTCGAGtttatttgtttcctttctcgctTCTATTCATCGTCTTTTTGAACCTTCATCTTTCAAAGAGCCATTCTTGATCCTCTTTGGCAGCGTGCCATGGTTGAGGAGTTAACTGCTCTTCACCAAACCCATACTTGGGATTTAGTATTCCTTCCTGCAGGTAAACGTGCTATTGGTTCTCGTTCGGTCTACAAGATTAAAACTAAGTCTGATGGTTCTATTGAAAGGTATAAAGCTCGTTTAGTGGCTAAGGGTTATTCTCAGGAATATGGTATGGATTATGAAGAGACTTTTGCTCCCATTGCTAAAATGACTACAGTTCGAACTCTTATTGTTGTTGCTTCCGTTCGCTGTTGGGATATAACTCAAATAGATGTCAAAAATGCCTTTTTGAATGGCGATCTTCAAGAAGAAGTTTATATGGTCCCTCCTCCTGGTCTTGATCATCATCCTGATGAAGTTTGCAGACTTAGGAAGGCTCTTTATGGTCTCAAACAGGCTCCTCGTGCTTGGTTTGAGAAGTTCTCTGTTGTAATTACGTCATTTGGTTTTCATCCTAGCCACCATGACTCTGCACTGTTTATCAAATGTACTTTGGCTGGTCGAATTTTGCTTTCtctatatgttgatgatatgattaTTACAGGTGATGATATTGTCGGAATTAGTCTGTTAAAGTCCGAACTGACTCGTTGTTTTGCTATGAAGGACTTGGGTTCCCTTCGTTACTTCTTGGGTATTGAAGTTGCTTCTTCTCCAAAAGGGTATCTTCTTTCTCAATCTAAGTACATTTCTGATATTTTTGAGCGTGCTCGCCTTTCTGATAATAAAACTGTTGCTACTCCAATTGAGCTCAACGCTCATTATTCTGCTTCTGATGGTTCTCTACTGCCGGATCCAAGTCTGTATCGGACCGTTGTTGGAAGTTTGGTTTATCTTACTATCACTCGCCTTGATATTGCATATGTTGTTCATATAGTCAGTCAGTTTGTTACTTCTCATACTACAGTTCATTGGGCTGTTGTTCTTCGCATTTTTGAGATACCTCCGCGACACTCAGTTTCAGACTCTTCTATTTTCATCTGCTTCATCTTTAGAGTTATGTGCTTACTCTGATGCTGATTGGGCTGGTGATCTCACTGACCGCAAATCAACTACTGGATTTTGTATCTTTCTAGGTGATTCCCTTATCTCTTGAAAAAGTAAGAAACATGACGTCATTTCTCGATCCTCAACGGAGGCTGAATATCGCGCTATGGCTTCTACCACTTGTGAAATAGTTTGGTTGCGATGGTTGCTTGCTGATATGGGTGTCTTTCTGCGGCAACCAACTCCTTTACATTGTGATAATAAAAGCGCTATTCAGATTGCACACAATTCAGTCTTTCACGAACGGACCAAGCATATCGAAATCGACTGTCATATTACCCATCATTATCTTCAGAATGGCACTTTGACATTgccttttgtttcttcttctttacaGCTTGCGGACTTATTTACAAAATGTCTCACTGCTTCACGTTTTCGTTTTTTATCTGACAAACTCTCGATCTTGTTGCTATCGCATCGTGAGTTTGATGGAGAATGTTAAACACTGTACTTAAATGTTTATTGTAAGGGTAGTATAATTATTTCCATGTTAGAGtataaatagttatttttcctttatttttaggTTAAGCTTACTTTGGGGATGTACATAATGTTATTCCTTCATTTGTAACATAAAGgagtttaattttgattttttaattaattatttatttatattatttcaatgaAAGTGTATAGtagaaaaaaatcttaaaataactcataattttttaaaatttaattaaattaatgatttttgtcgcttttattttaataaattttttattttaataaattttttattttattatgaaaggagaaagtagagtttcaaatttaaaatctcagTTCCATCTTTATACAACTTTTTCACTTCCCAACTGCATAGTTTTAGCCACCAGATGACACAACAAAGGGCATTCTTTACCCTTTGCATCAATTGGTCTTCATTGATATTTGCGAATTACTGCCAGCAAATATAGCCTACAGAGACTTCTAGAAAGGATCGTTACTGGCCTTAGTCTAACAAGAGGAGAAGGATCGGAACTGAATAATCTGAGGACgaactttaatattataatttttgagaCTCCTTCCTTGAGAATAGTTTAAATAAAAGCAATTTCACACTTTCAGACCCACCGCTAAATTAAAGACAATAGTTTCTATATGCTTGTCAATTATATCACTCAAAGTTATGAATTTTATGATGGCTACCGTACTTAATTCATATcgttgaaataaaatatttcggTATCAGAGTATTTCAGTAttctattttagattttttcaaattatatataatttaattttaaattattaaaaaacaacattataaaattattatccataatctaattaaatagtatattaaaaaacaagaaatagatatatacttaactttttattattataaagttataataataaatttcttttataacatTAATcgactaaattataaatattatcttgtgggataaagatataaaaatcaaattatataaaatttaagttgttattattaaataatatagattagatcataaaaattataaattaataaaaatatataattaaattataaggtaataagtaaaaataaatatataattatttaaaattttagattctgaATCGTTTTTATTGATCATAAAAAAGAGGTGATTTATAAGTGTAAAAAATCACCCACCATTATACGAAAACTACCGGCtcatatttaactattaaactCTCTCAAATTGTTAGTTGCATCTTTGTCAACAATACCCACCAACCATTAGTCCCAAAACAATGAGCTCATCTTGAGGAAAATTCTTTTAGATAGATCGAGTTAATAGTATTAGTCattgtaattattattgattaattaaattttaaaaaattttaatatataaaactcatatatattgaaatataattaaatacttatttataGTAGTGAATAGAGACACatgagaatttttttaatcgtcaaaaaaattatattctacttatttattatcaattctaatatttaaatattatttttttatttcaataaaaattattttatcacaatatatttgtgtaattttaatttcaacgATAATAAAGAATAGTTAcattaaagttaaaattatgtttctattattaaaatattattatttaagtgtataaattaattttttaattataaaattatcaatttattagtgttttattatattgatttttattaatttaaccgataattttattaattttttgattaatttattaatttttattaatttatcaatttataaatttaatagataattttattatatattgaaatcaaaattgttattaaatatataatattaaaattttagatttcaaatttatttaataataaatacaaaatatgaaattgtttAACAATTACAACTTTTTCAGTAATGATAacaaatatttacaaaataaatttttaaatttaagaatataaaatagaaaactgAACTTGACACGCCCTTATTGGACTTAACTACTCATgaagataaattaataaaatacgaataaaaaattaaggagCCTTTGCGTGTACTATCCTCAAAAGCAAAATGGGCTCCATTCTAAGGATAGTGGATAAAGCAAAGCCGACGGCGAGGCATGGAATATCTAATAGTCATCATCATTGAAGGGACCCACACACTAGAGTAGGGTCCGCCCCACCCCACCccatttttctcttcttatctcttattattattatgatgcTTTAGGAGTACACCTAATTCCAATCCTACCATTCCTTTTCTCCCTTACTCTATTCCACGTGGCGTTCATCAAGTGGTCCGGTCTTTTCGTTCCGTCACAGTCACAGCTCCCTTTCGTTTTGCTCATCTTTTTACTCTGGTTTAACACTCCAGTTCTGTTGGCTCAGTGTGTCCTTGTACGTCTCTCTCTCGTTTTGATCATCGCTTTGATTCGGTATATTGATTGATGGAGAAACATTTCGTGTTTTTTCgtgttttttttcttgtttttatttgtttgattttctgTTTTCTGTTCTGTGCTGGAGTCTGTTTGTTTTCTCGGAAATTGATTTCCATGAAAATGATTCCTGGAAAATCTTTTTGCAAAAATGAAATTTCACTTTCTGTTTTTTGGAGCCTCTTAGCTTTTACCTTGTTATCAACCTTTTACGTATTAGCtttatgaaaattaagaaaaagaaaaaaattctttcTTCTGTAATTTAAGTTTGtgcttttttataatatatttttttctctgttCTACGTCATTTCTTACTTGATCAACATCTATCCGtagctctttttttttttcttttctgttgctgttaaaatctatgaatttgaaattattcttttatttaaaatgtagAATGTAAAATGTTTAAACTgcgaaaatatataaatttggtAGCTGAGAGCTATTATGTGAGTTTTAGTGTTTTGTTTGTGGAATGGAAAACTTTTAAATGATTCATTTTGTTCATGAAATAATGATGTTTGTTGAACAATAGAATTTATGAAACTATTGCCTTTtcagattaaaaatattttagttcaTCTGTACTTCTTATAGGggttaaatttatatgctaATAAGGTATTTAAGCTGTTAACTTACTAATGACTAATGAGCTGAATGTACTGTAGAATGTTAAGTTAAACTGTTCAGTCATTAATGATTATGATTATGTCAACCTTGTCTGATGACATTAGGTTATTAATATGGAAAGTGGGTTAATCAAACTTTTGTTTGTGTgtctttctaaaatttatttggaagaaatttttttacaattaatcGAGTGTCTGTAGGATTTAGCTCTGTTGGTTTTGCAGAGCATATATGGTAGGCCTTGATGGTTTAAATAGGTCGTTGTAGCTATTTTAACCCTTATATTGAAACTTTATTTGCCACTCATAAATTGCACTGTCAACGCTACCTTTGTTTCGGTGTTGCAATTTTGGGTGGAATTTGGTATGCAAGCCATTGTCAGAAAGCATTTAGGAAATTTAAGTTGGtactaaaattgattagaACTGTATGTTGATGTTATTAAATGTTTCCTTAAAAGATATTCAATTTACCCTTTTTGAGTTGATGGCTATGTCTCATGGAGTTGTCTAATTTGAATGCCCCAAGGCAAATAGAATCGTCGGTGCTTAAATTTATGAGTGGTGCTCCTATAAGACTTTCTATTGGATATTTAATTCTTCAAAACAATGAACTTTCTGAtatgaattattgaaaattctGTTCTGGAGGTGAGGATAATGTGGTCAGAATACTTACTCTTCcatacttcttctttttacaGGGTGGGGTGGAGTGCATATTTCTGTTTTTGGTAATTGAATGGATTAGGGTACTGTTCTGCTGCACATTTTATGACATACAATTGACTATAAGATATTTCTTCAATGGGGGGAGCTTGTTCTAGGAAGAGGAATCAATTGGAAAATGAAGATAATTTACAAAGGGGCATTTCTAGAAGATATAGCAAAAGTGGAAGCTCAAAGTGGTTGGCAACTTCATTTTCTAGACCTGCCTATGAACTACTGCGGGGAAATCAGAGATGTCCATCTCTCATGGAATTATGCATCCAAAAAATACGCGAGGTATATTCTGTTCTATGCAGTATCAGAATCATCAAATTGTTTTTTCATGCAGACTGACTGCATGAGTTTCTTGCTCGAACAGGACATAGATAAATACAGTACATTTTCAATGCTTCCAAGGGACATTAGTCAGCAGATCTTCAATGAGTTGGTGTATTCTCAACGTTTGAATGATGCTACTATTGAAGCTTTTCGAGATTGTGCTCTCCAGGTAATTTCTACTGAGACATTTGGCAAAGCCTTTCAAGATCTTCGTCACTGTTGATTGTGGCATATTGTTGATCTGCTTGTGGGTTTGACAGGATCTTCACCTGGGAGAATGCCCTGGAGTTAATGATAGTTGGATGGATGTTATCTCTTCACAAGGCATATCTTTACTTTCTGTTGATCTTTCTGGTTCAGATGTCACTGATTCTGGATTGGCTTATCTAAAAGACTGCACAAATCTGCAAgcgttaaattttaattattgtgaCCAGATTTCAGACCCTGGACTTAGTAATATTAGTGGTAAGTAATATCCTTTCTCTGTGTTTATCCATCTCTACCCGAAATTATTTAGTATTCATTTCTGGCTCTATGTTCTTTTTAGaactataattatattttctaaaacaaaCTAAACTCGTAGTAAATGGTGTATGACAGAAGGTAGGAAGCTATCCAAACTTCAAAGTAGTAACATGAAATGTAAATGAAAATTGAAGAATATGAGTAATCAAAACTGAGTGATTGTGATATGAATGCTAGAGTTCTGGACCTAAGAAAGTTAGAATAAACGGGAATTTGTTATCTTGCTCTACAGGatggattaattattttcttcctttctggTTTTTCCATTTACTACTGGTTCTTCTTGGTCCTAACTCGATGTCTTTTGTATTGtcatattctttttgtttttgttgttgttttccttttttttttttttaattaatgtaaAGTAGGATATGGGAAGTgtcttctcctttttcttctccCGCTTTCTTTGTACTGTTTCATTGCATGAGGTCAATGGAGGATtgctttttcttgttcttctttttctggGACAACTTTAGTCGTATCTGTAGTATAGATGCTTGAATTGACAACCTCTCATTAATATGAGAGATGAGATGCCCTTTAAAGTATGTGGGACTTGACCTGGGACTTGGGAGTCAGGATATCTCCTCTCTtcctatttttattctaattgatATTTAACATACTATTTTATCCTGGTGTGCAGATTATAAGAACTGAGATTagtttttgtaatattttctttctgaaaAATCTACAGGCCTCTCAAATTTGACAAGTTTGAGTTTTAGAAGAAACAATTCAATTACGGCACAAGGAATGAGTGCCTTTGCTAGCTTAGTTAACTTGGTGAAATTGGATCTAGAGAGGTGTCCTGGCATTGGAGGTGGGCTTGTTCATCTCAAAGGTAGTTCTCACCTTTAAAGGAACTCTGACTCCATTAGAAAGTTACAAATTTGACATTTATACAAGATTTGTctgtttttttatgttaattaatgTAGTTTTGTCTAGGAAATGTTTAGTTATGTATGACCTGTTTTTCAAATACTAATTGAGCATAATCAGGATGGTTTATGCTTTGCTGGGATTTTGTTTAGTTACATAATTTTGTATGATATATGGGTTTGTTTCCATCTATCTTAGAAAGCAGCATGAAACATATATGTGTTTTTGCATAAACATGGTAAACTGCATCTCTGCATATTTGTGCTTTTCTGTGTAAACTGTAAATCATATTGTGCTAAcatagttatatatatatatatatatatatatatacatatatatatatatatatatatacagttTTTCCTTGAAAGTTTTTTGTGGTTATTACTCTTGGGAATATTTGTTTGAGATCCTTGAAACCTCTGCTCATGTGATACTTGATTGCATAATTTCTGCAATGCGCTTGAGATGCAAGTGCTTCTGTATCCATTATATTTAGATGGTATGTATTTGTATCAGTGTTCTGTAGAAGAATTTATAATACTGAAGCTTTCAAGTTCTGGTTACCTCGCAcgtttgttttaatattttaacttttggCTAATCTGTAGAATTTTGCCACATCTATCATGCTACAGATTTGATGAAGTTGGAGTCTCTTAATATCAAATGGTGCAACTGCATAACAGATGCTGATATGAAGTATCTTTCTGGTAATGACACTCTCTCTGTTTTGCTCTCCCCTCTcagagaaataaataaataagtaaagtGCGTGCGCtagaaaatatcaattatttgcTTTAACTAGATAGAAGTTTTTGCTAGGTTATTCTTGCTGAATACTGACTTCCATTGGCATAGTCCCTTGTTGATGACATGGAATTATTTGCATTTTTCCATTATAGAGTTCATGCttaattcttgtggatttgaCCCATGGGGCATGAGATTAAATGGATAGGAACATAATTCTATTTATGAGAAAAGTTCTTGTCAAAATTGTAAAGCTGTTTCAACTTTGACTTACCAAAtagcttttcaattttcttatttacttttctttctaGGGCTGGTAAAGTTGAAAGGATTGCAAATCTCCTGCAGCAAGGTTACAGATGTGGGCATTTCTTATTTGAAAGGTATGtaatatctttctttcttttttcttttgtttatattagtgttgaaattttaattaggccATACTCTCTTTGCGAGTATGAAAGTGGTTTGATGTTTATAAGCAGAGGCTTAAAATTAGTTGAACTGAACCTTTTACTTTGTATATGCCTTTTGATGATTGTTTCAATATACTTTAGCTGCATGGTTAGATGCGCCTAATATaagtgttttctcatattataagataattttatacaACAATATTTCCATGGGTTGTTTGATTCTGCAacatattattctttttacattattgttgaagttgatttttacatccataaagataaaatttgcAGGTTTGCATAAGCTCAATCTATTAAACTTGGAGGGGTGCCCAGTCACAGCTGCATGCTTGGACTCTCTTTCAGGTTTGCAAGTTCAATTCCACCGCTCAACATACTAGGAATATGACTCATAAATTTGCTTTGGAAGTGGCTATTGGTGCTTAATTGGCCTGATTTTCTATGATTTTGAATGTGGGATATGTGGGACTATAATATGATGAATATCTTGTTTCTAAAAGCTAGAAAGTTTATCTTGATTTTGTTAAGTATATCAAATTTATCATTCTGTTGGGCATAACCTGATTTCTATTTTTGCATGTTTTTGTGCAGCTCTTGCTGCTCTGTTGTATTTGAATCTTAACAGGTGCCAT is a genomic window containing:
- the LOC8282720 gene encoding F-box/LRR-repeat protein 14 isoform X1, with translation MGGACSRKRNQLENEDNLQRGISRRYSKSGSSKWLATSFSRPAYELLRGNQRCPSLMELCIQKIREDIDKYSTFSMLPRDISQQIFNELVYSQRLNDATIEAFRDCALQDLHLGECPGVNDSWMDVISSQGISLLSVDLSGSDVTDSGLAYLKDCTNLQALNFNYCDQISDPGLSNISGLSNLTSLSFRRNNSITAQGMSAFASLVNLVKLDLERCPGIGGGLVHLKDLMKLESLNIKWCNCITDADMKYLSGLVKLKGLQISCSKVTDVGISYLKGLHKLNLLNLEGCPVTAACLDSLSALAALLYLNLNRCHLSDDGCEAFSKLGRLKVLNLGFNDISDACLVHLKGLTNLESLNLDSCRIDDEGLANLTGLRHLKCLVLSDTEVGSSGLRHLSGLTNLESINLSFTMITDGGIRKLSGLSSLKSLNLDARQITDSGLAALTNLTGLTHLDLFGARITDSGTHYLRNFKNLQSLEICGGGLTDAGIRNIKDLSSLSLLNLSQNCNLTDKSLELISGLTGLVSLNVSNSRITSAGLQHLKPLKNLKSLTLESCKVTATDIKKLQSTDLPQLVSFRPE
- the LOC8282720 gene encoding F-box/LRR-repeat protein 2 isoform X2 translates to MGGACSRKRNQLENEDNLQRGISRRYSKSGSSKWLATSFSRPAYELLRGNQRCPSLMELCIQKIREDIDKYSTFSMLPRDISQQIFNELVYSQRLNDATIEAFRDCALQDLHLGECPGVNDSWMDVISSQGISLLSVDLSGSDVTDSGLAYLKDCTNLQALNFNYCDQISDPGLSNISGLSNLTSLSFRRNNSITAQGMSAFASLVNLVKLDLERCPGIGGGLVHLKDLMKLESLNIKWCNCITDADMKYLSGLVKLKGLQISCSKVTDVGISYLKGLHKLNLLNLEGCPVTAACLDSLSALAALLYLNLNRCHLSDDGCEAFSKLGRLKVLNLGFNDISDACLVHLKGLTNLESLNLDSCRIDDEGLANLTGLRHLKCLVLSDTEVGSSGLRHLSDGGIRKLSGLSSLKSLNLDARQITDSGLAALTNLTGLTHLDLFGARITDSGTHYLRNFKNLQSLEICGGGLTDAGIRNIKDLSSLSLLNLSQNCNLTDKSLELISGLTGLVSLNVSNSRITSAGLQHLKPLKNLKSLTLESCKVTATDIKKLQSTDLPQLVSFRPE